The following are encoded together in the Anoplopoma fimbria isolate UVic2021 breed Golden Eagle Sablefish chromosome 13, Afim_UVic_2022, whole genome shotgun sequence genome:
- the LOC129101271 gene encoding glycerol-3-phosphate acyltransferase 4: MELFFNPFDNLVCILLGISLTVWFTLLLVFIIVPAIFGVSFGIRRLYMKTLLKLFEWATLRIERGAKEKNHLLYKPYSNAIIAKEPTSLEEEIKGIRRSGSNRELNSAPEFEMSDIFYFARRGVGSIMDDEVTKRFSAEELESWNLLTRSNNNFHYISLRLTVLWGLGLLIRYGFLLPLRVTLAFTGVGLLVFLTCVIGLLPNGRLKNFLSQQVHLMCYRICVRALTAIITYHDSENKPKNGGICVANHTSPIDVIILASDGCYAMVGQIHGGLMGVIQRSMVKACPHIWFERSEVKDRHLVAKRLSDHVEDKSKLPILIFPEGTCINNTSVMMFKKGSFEIGATVYPVAIKYDPRFGDAFWNSSKFGMVNYLLRMMSSWAIVCSVWYLPPMSREEDEDAVQFANRVKAAIARQGGLVDLLWDGGLKRGKVKDTFKEEQQKLYSKMLVGTQEDRSRS, from the exons ATGGAGCTCTTCTTCAACCCTTTCGACAACTTGGTGTGTATCCTGCTGGGCATCTCCTTAACCGTCTGGTTCACTCTGCTGTTGGTCTTCATTATCGTGCCGGCCATCTTTGGGGTGTCCTTTGGCATCCGACGTCTGTACATGAAAACCCTATTAAAGCTCTTTGAG TGGGCCACACTAAGGATAGAGAGaggagcaaaagaaaagaacCACCTCTTGTACAAACCCTACTCAAATG CTATCATTGCCAAGGAGCCCACCTCTTTGGAGGAGGAGATCAAGGGGATCCGGCGGAGCGGCAGCAACAGGGAACTGAACTCTGCCCCCGAGTTTGAGATGTCTGACATCTTTTATTTCGCTCGGCGAGGAGTGGGGAGCATCATGGACGATGAGGTGACCAAGCGGTTCTCCGCTGAGGAGTTGGAGTCCTGGAATCTGCTGACCCGCAGCAACAACAACTTCCACTACATCAGCCTGAGGCTGACCGTCCTATGGGGGCTGGGCCTGCTGATCCGCTACGGCTTCCTGCTGCCTCTCAG GGTAACTCTTGCCTTCACTGGTGTTGGCCTCCTTGTGTTCCTCACCTGTGTCATTGGGCTGCTGCCAAATGGAAG GTTAAAAAACTTTCTCAGTCAGCAAGTCCATTTGATGTGCTACAGAATCTGTGTCAGAGCTCTGACTGCCATTATAACCTACCATGACAG TGAGAATAAACCCAAGAATGGAGGTATCTGTGTCGCCAACCACACCTCACCTATTGATGTCATCATCCTGGCCAGCGATGGCTGCTATGCTATG gttGGCCAAATCCACGGTGGCTTGATGGGGGTCATTCAGAGATCCATGGTCAAGGCCTGCCCACACATTTGGTTTGAACGCTCAGAAGTCAAAGACAGACATCTAGTGGCCAAAAG ATTGAGTGACCATGTAGAAGATAAATCTAAACTGCCCATTCTCATTTTCCCTGAAG GTACTTGCATTAACAACACATCAGTTATGATGTTTAAGAAGGGCAGTTTTGAGATTGGCGCCACAGTCTACCCTGTGGCTATTAAG TACGACCCCCGATTTGGAGACGCCTTCTGGAATAGCAGCAAGTTTGGAATGGTCAACTACCTGTTGCGTATGATGAGCAGCTGGGCCATCGTCTGCAGTGTGTGGTACCTTCCTCCCATGTCCAGAGAG gaggatgaggatgctGTACAGTTTGCCAATCGTGTGAAGGCCGCCATAGCCAGGCAAGGAGGACTGGTGGACCTGCTGTG GGATGGAGGATTGAAGCGAGGAAAGGTAAAAGATACCTTTAAAGAAGAGCAGCAGAAGCTGTACAGTAAAATGCTGGTGGGCACCCAAGAGGACCGCAGTCGCTCCTGA
- the polr3d gene encoding DNA-directed RNA polymerase III subunit RPC4 → MADSGSGDPSGQRVPPPAGSSLGLLMGRRPPAAISTGRLPSMRSRDLTLGGVKKKTFTPNIIGRKVKEETKAEGGRGRDRKDAGRGRGPRDRGRGRGRPEVIQSHSIFEQGPAELMVKKKGGYESEREAPTMGPSPIINIKKEKRETEEETKEILAKLERDTIIDDPFLRSEQRSCPVQLPLAVSGWGFTEEFSSAPVKIEKEEEEEDGEPMEHAVEVKQEPVETEIKKSEGAFRPPPLPEPEVLPELLHRWSLSKGEELFFMQMPDTLPGQPPTQEHRPVKTEVQSEDGQSVLLKTESQEEEAEDNNCNLKDLREGLVGKMLVRKSGRVQLILGQVTLDVSLGASCSFLQELVSISAEGRTGNLTVLGNIKHKMVCSPDFEALLESNA, encoded by the exons ATGGCTGACTCAGGCTCTGGTGACCCCAGTGGTCAACGTGTGCCACCCCCTGCAGGGAGCAGTTTAGGACTGCTGATGGGCCGCCGACCACCCGCTGCCATCTCGACTGGCCGTCTCCCCTCAATGCGGTCAAGAGATCTCACCCTTGGAGGAGTTAAGAAG AAAACCTTCACACCCAACATTATTGGCCGGAAAGTCAAAGAAGA AACAAAAGCTGAAGGCGGGCGGGGGAGAGACAGGAAGGATGCAGGTCGGGGTCGCGGTCCGAGAGATAGAGGCAGGGGCCGAGGTCGCCCAGAGGTCATCCAGTCCCACTCTATTTTTGAGCAGGGGCCGGCAGAGTTGATGGTGAAAAAGAAAG GTGGCTatgaaagtgagagagaagctCCGACCATGGGACCTTCACCCATCATcaatattaaaaaggaaaagagagagacagaggaagagaccAAAGAGATACTTGCCAAGCTGGAGCGAGATACA ATTATAGACGACCCCTTCCTGAGGAGTGAGCAGAGGAGCTGCCCCGTCCAGCTCCCTCTTGCTGTATCAGGATGGGGATTCACGGAGGAATTTAGTAGCGCTCCTGTTAAAattgagaaggaggaggaggaggaggatggggaacCCATGGAACATGCAGTTGAAG TGAAACAGGAGCCAGTGGAAACCGAAATAAAGAAGTCAGAAGGAGCCTTCAGGCCCCCTCCTCTGCCTGAGCCCGAAGTTCTCCCTGAGCTGCTGCATAGATGGAGTCTAAGCAAAGGGGAGGAGCTGTTCTTCATGCAGATGCCTGACACGCTGCCTGGCCAGCCCCCAACTCAGGAGCACAGGCCGGTGAAAACCGAGGTGCAGTCAGAGGACGGACAGTCCGTGCTTCTGAAAACAGAATCTCAG gaggaggaagctgaAGACAACAACTGCAATTTGAAAGACCTGCGGGAGGGTCTTGTGGGAAAGATGCTGGTGCGCAAGTCCGGCCGGGTCCAGCTCATACTGGGACAAGTGACACTCGATGTGTCTCTGGGAGCATCGTGCTCTTTCCTTCAG gagttggtctCTATTAGTGCGGAGGGAAGAACGGGCAACTTGACTGTATTAGGGAATATCAAACACAAAATGGTTTGCTCCCCAGACTTTGAGGCTCTACTGGAGAGCAATGCTTGA
- the LOC129101641 gene encoding phytanoyl-CoA hydroxylase-interacting protein, producing MDAPLATPCNIQICEVTCDSFRIMWDMTPEDSARATHFFIDLSRKESRDPNRFKHRDVPTKLVAKAVPLPMAVRGHWFLSPRTMYCVAVQTAIRQPDGDYLVSEWSQVVEFCTGDYAMEHLQQLLDKAKGSAGRLLKFSVFYRNQHPDYFDNVSRECGGLMRPALKDISGSHGSPINGKLQGVFFSCNTEFDTGLPPRDSPYGPLRFQIPAGHLLNPNISLYFADFYCMYTAYHYVVLVLAPVGSEGDTFCRTRLPMLDLASNPFLTYTAPERPGEEPLYCHASDVILEVLFTEPVPMDQGSVEQITGHHQLMSLTTANAKKDPSCKVCNISVGR from the exons ATGGACGCACCTCTCGCCACCCCCTGCAACATCCAGATCTGTGAGGTGACCTGTGACTCCTTCCGCATCATGTGGGACATGACCCCCGAGGACAGTGCCAGAGCAACACACTTCTTCATTGACCTGAGCCGCAAAGAGAGCAGGGACCCCAACCGCTTCAAGCACAGG GATGTGCCAACCAAGCTGGTGGCCAAGGCTGTACCTCTCCCCATGGCAGTGAGGGGACACTGGTTTCTCAGCCCACGGACAATGTACTGTGTTGCTGTCCAAACTGCAATCCGACAACCAGACGGTGACTACCTGGTTTCAGAGTGGAGCCAGGTGGTGGAGTTCTGCACCGGGG ACTATGCCATGGAACACCTACAGCAGCTTCTTGACAAGGCTAAGGGGTCTGCAGGGAGGCTGCTAAagttctctgtgttttatcGCAACCAGCACCCAGACTACTTTGACAATGTCAG TAGAGAATGTGGAGGCCTGATGCGTCCAGCCCTAAAAGACATCAGTGGGAGTCATGGTTCTCCTATCAACGGCAAACTGCAGGGAGTCTTCTTCAGCTGCAACACAGAGTTCGATACCGGCCTGCCTCCCAGAGACTCCCCTTACGGCCCCTTGCGTTTCCAGATCCCAGCTGGACACCTGCTGAACCCCAACATCTCTCTATACTTTGCAGACTTCTACTGTATGTACACAGCCTACCACTACGTGGTGCTGGTGCTGGCCCCTGTTGGCTCCGAGGGAGATACCTTCTGTCGCACTCGCCTCCCTATGCTGGACTTGGCCTCCAACCCCTTCCTGACATACACTGCCCCCGAGAGGCCAGGGGAGGAGCCTCTGTACTGCCATGCCAGTGATGTCATCCTTGAGGTGCTTTTTACAGAGCCGGTCCCCATGGATCAGGGCAGCGTTGAGCAGATCACTGGGCACCACCAGCTTATGAGTCTGACAACAGCCAATGCCAAGAAAGACCCGAGCTGCAAAGTGTGCAACATCAGTGTGGGACGCTGA
- the ppp1r3c2b gene encoding protein phosphatase 1 regulatory subunit 3C-B-like has protein sequence MEMSSTTLLPAVSLGSMAHSAGLAEIAVRLCLNQRKQLCPHVWVPILKPQRPCIRLPVSDQLSSDIFSHAYLTHTLPSLFDDFDDYEDDVLHPIKNKRVIFADSWGLSLTAVRVFSDEEEQSDLDLLPSLQGLGSMTEDGYSCTVSTCCPGTRLKLGFPQPSADFQAFRAKLAESMVILENCSVTEQALQGTVRVRNISFQKEVQIRITFDSWQSYRDVPCTYLQKRFGGPQTDIFEFEVAIPKVLDAKRKIEFCLSYLPGGHGEPFWDNNNGQNYSIAVCVSSHLCCGKNLGERA, from the exons ATGGAGATGTCCAGTACAAC TCTCCTGCCCGCGGTGAGCCTCGGGTCAATGGCTCACTCAGCAGGACTGGCGGAGATTGCGGTGAGGCTGTGCTTGAATCAACGTAAACAACTGTGTCCTCATGTTTGGGTTCCCATCCTGAAGCCCCAGCGCCCTTGCATTCGTCTTCCAGTTTCAGATCAGTTATCCTCTGACATCTTCAGCCACGCCTATCTGACCCACACTCTCCCATCTCTCTTTGATGACTTTGATGACTATGAAGATGATGTTTTGCACCCAATCAAGAACAAACGGGTGATTTTCGCTGACTCGTGGGGATTGTCTCTAACAGCCGTGCGAGTGTTTtctgatgaagaggagcagtCTGACCTCGACCTACTGCCATCGCTGCAGGGTTTGGGCAGCATGACAGAGGATGGCTACAGCTGCACCGTCAGCACCTGCTGCCCAGGAACACGGCTCAAACTGGGCTTCCCGCAGCCTTCTGCAGATTTCCAGGCCTTTCGTGCCAAGCTGGCAGAGAGCATGGTTATCCTGGAGAACTGCAGTGTTACTGAGCAGGCCCTTCAAGGTACAGTGCGAGTCAGGAACATCAGTTTCCAGAAAGAAGTGCAAATACGCATCACTTTTGACTCATGGCAGAGCTACAGAGATGTGCCCTGTACGTACCTGCAGAAACGCTTCGGAGGGCCTCAGACAGACATCTTTGAATTTGAAGTAGCCATTCCTAAAGTGCTAGATGCCAAAAGGAAGATAGAATTCTGTTTAAGTTATTTACCAGGAGGCCATGGTGAGCCTTTTTGGGACAATAACAACGGACAGAATTACAGCATTGCTGTGTGCGTGAGCTCACATCTCTGTTGCGGGAAGAATCTAGGTGAAAGGGCATGA
- the gins4 gene encoding DNA replication complex GINS protein SLD5 — translation MDALSDDGSDVHQDETQEDVMTPAELINKLEEAWLNEKFSPELLENKSEVVECVMEQLSHMEANLQRVKKGDAKASIHRMEIDRIRFVLSSYLRARLQKIEKFFPHVLEREKSRGEGDPSLLSPEEFAFAKEYYANTETYLKAVALKRMPPNLQTVDMLKAVPEPCLDSFVFLRVKERQENILVEPETDDQREFVVDLEEGSQHLMRYRTIAPLVSSGAVQLI, via the exons ATGGACGCTTTGTCTGATGACGGCAGCGACGTCCACCAGGACGAGACGCAGGAGGACGTGATGACCCCGGCGGAGCTGATCAACAAACTGGAAGAA GCTTGGCTGAATGAGAAGTTCTCACCCGAGCTGCTGGAGAACAAGTCGGAGGTGGTGGAGTGTGTGATGGAGCAGCTGAGTCACATG GAAGCCAACTTGCAGCGGGTGAAGAAAGGTGATGCGAAGGCCAGCATCCATCGCATGGAGATAGACAGGATTCGCTTCGTGCTCAGCAGCTATCTGCGCGCCCGTCTGCAGAAG ATTGAAAAGTTTTTCCCGCATGtcctggagagagaaaagtctCGGGGTGAGGGAGATCCGTCCCTGCTTTCACCTGAGGAGTTTGCTTTTGCCAAAGA GTACTATGCCAACACAGAAACCTACTTGAAGGCTGTAGCACTGAAGCGCATGCCCCCCAACCTGCAGACAGTGGATATGCTCAAAGCAG TCCCTGAGCCGTGCTTGGACTCCTTCGTGTTTCTACGAGTGAAGGAGAGACAGGAAAACATCTTGGTAGAGCCTGAAACAGATGATCAGAG AGAGTTTGTTGTAGATCTCGAAGAGGGCTCTCAACATTTAATGCGGTATCGAACTATAGCACCGCTCGTTTCAAGTGGGGCCGTGCAGTTAATTTGA